DNA sequence from the Nocardia fluminea genome:
CGCGCTTCAGATCCGAGGTGGCGACCGGTTCGCCGACGTCCCCGAGACGCAGCAGGTCGGCCAGGAACGGACCGATCACGAACCACACGCCCGCCGCGACCGACAGCCAGCCACCGAAACTCGCGACCAGGCGGTTTCGGCTCATCAGCATGAGCAGGCCACCGACGATCGCGACGACGCCCGGCAGGACCTCGAGCCAGCCGCGTGCCGACGTCCAGACCCACGCCTCGTCGGGGGTGTACGCGAAATCGAAGTACGGCCCGACGAACGGGATGAGTGCGCCCCAGATGCCGAGGAGCAGCACCGCGAGCCCGCCCAGCGCGCCTCGGCTGCGCGCGACTCGCAACCGTCCGCCGCTCCCGGTCGCGACCTTCTCGTCGTGCTTGACCATGACGCCTCCGATCTTCGAGAACAGAAGTACGGTGCGCTTACCCCGACCGGGAGCGACTAAGCACCGGCGCCGAAATCACCGCGTGGTCTGTGGCAGCAACTCCGCGACGAGGGCTTCCACCCGCAACTTGATCTCGTCGCGAATGGGGCGGACCGCATCGACCCCCTTGCCCGCGGGGTCCTCCAGGACCCAATCGCGGTAACTCACGCCGGGGTACCAGGGACAGGTGTCACCACAGCCCATGGTGATCACGACATCGGAGGTCTCCACCGCGTGGTAGGTCAAGATCTTCGGCAACTGGTCGGCGATGTCGATACCGAGTTCGGCCATCGCCGCGATCGCGGACGGATTGATCGTCTCGGCGGGCGCGCTACCCGCGGACCGGACCTCGATGGCGTCCCCGGCGAGGTGGGCGAGGAA
Encoded proteins:
- a CDS encoding arsenate reductase ArsC — translated: MTTKPSVLFVCVHNAGRSQMAAGFLAHLAGDAIEVRSAGSAPAETINPSAIAAMAELGIDIADQLPKILTYHAVETSDVVITMGCGDTCPWYPGVSYRDWVLEDPAGKGVDAVRPIRDEIKLRVEALVAELLPQTTR